In Tachypleus tridentatus isolate NWPU-2018 chromosome 7, ASM421037v1, whole genome shotgun sequence, a genomic segment contains:
- the LOC143256692 gene encoding cuticle protein 10.9-like, producing MLKLLVLCMLAAAAYAGYPFYAAPAVKVVHAPVYSYQPKAVVAEKPEPYDFSYETKDEDGNTQSRQESGDGSGAVSGSFSYTDANGLFRRVNYVADADGFKPSIETNEPGTANANPADVQVTAQEPPAIQVKAAPVHKIVKLVHAPYYHAPLAYGYAHA from the exons CTCCTCGTTCTTTGCATGCTGGCTGCAGCTGCCTATGCTGGTTATCCATTCTACGCCGCCCCAGCTGTCAAGGTTGTACATGCTCCCGTCTACAGCTATCAACCTAAAGCTGTCGTTGCT GAGAAACCCGAGCCTTATGACTTCAGCTACGAAACTAAAGACGAAGATGGTAACACCCAATCCCGTCAGGAGTCCGGAGACGGATCTGGTGCTGTTAGTGGCAGTTTCTCCTACACAGACGCTAACGGGCTCTTCCGGCGAGTAAATTATGTGGCTGATGCCGATGGTTTCAAGCCTTCCATCGAGACCAACGAACCAGGCACCGCTAACGCCAATCCTGCTGATGTCCAGGTAACAGCTCAGGAACCTCCTGCAATCCAAGTCAAGGCTGCCCCAGTTCACAAAATCGTCAAACTGGTCCATGCTCCATACTACCACGCCCCCTTGGCTTACGGCTACGCTCACGCCTAA